In Labrus bergylta chromosome 11, fLabBer1.1, whole genome shotgun sequence, one genomic interval encodes:
- the aadac gene encoding arylacetamide deacetylase, with the protein MRLGSIVLFVAVCSFTSYYIYEPIPEEIDERWKLMLTNSFFRGLSHLADLSELLGLKDYMGVMYVITLLENVVPESDEHVKVTEGRFDGVEVVLYQPKQRGSDTELRRAVIYLHGGGWCLGSSRMSPYDLLARRMVTELDAVVLSVEYRLAPAHHFPVPYEDVYRVVKHFLQKGVLVQYSVDPGRIAVSGDSAGGNLAAAVSQQLQKEDGQQVKLKAQALIYPVLQALDLNTPSYQQNQDMPILPRTLMVRFWSEYFTSDKAFFKAMMANTHNNPESFSLLKFVNWSTFLPEAYHGKYNYSAPAVVQRVREDVGMDGLSRSLADPRASPLLVPDTDLHSLPKAYILTCEYDVLRDDGIMYVTRLRAAGVEVTHEHYDTGFHGGLMFTVWPTDFLIARRMVDNYIKWLKENL; encoded by the exons ATGAGGTTGGGAAGCATCGTTTTATTCGTCGCTGTGTGCTCTTTTACCTCTTATTATATCTACGAGCCCATTCCCGAGGAGATAGACGAGAGATGGAAGCTCATGCTGACCAACTCTTTCTTCAGAGGTCTCAGCCACCTG GCAGACCTCAGTGAGTTACTGGGGCTGAAGGACTACATGGGAGTGATGTATGTTATTACTCTGCTTGAAAATGTAGTGCCAGAGTCTGATGAGCATGTCAAGGTgacagaggggaggtttgatggAGTGGAGGTGGTGCTGTATCAGCCGAAGCAGCGGGGCAGTGACACTGAGCTCAGGAGAGCCGTCATATACCTGCATGGTGGAGGGTGGTGTCTGGGGAGTTCCC GAATGAGTCCGTATGATCTCCTGGCTAGAAGAATGGTGACAGAGCTGGACGCAGTGGTTCTTTCAGTAGA ATACCGACTTGCCCCTGCTCACCATTTCCCTGTCCCATATGAGGATGTGTACCGTGTGGTCAAACACTTTCTCCAGAAGGGGGTGCTGGTCCAGTACTCTGTGGACCCAGGACGCATTGCTGTGTCTGGGGATAGTGCTGGAGGCAACCTGGCGGCTGCTGTCTCCCAGCAG TTACAAAAAGAAGACGGGCAGCAGGTTAAGTTGAAGGCCCAAGCTCTCATCTACCCTGTGCTGCAGGCCCTGGATCTCAACACGCCTTCCTATCAGCAGAATCAAGATATGCCCATTCTGCCGCGCACCCTCATGGTGCGTTTCTGGAGCGAGTACTTCACCAGTGACAAAGCCTTTTTCAAAGCCATGATGGCCAACACCCACAACAACCCTGAGTCTTTCAGCCTTCTGAAGTTTGTCAACTGGAGCACTTTTCTGCCAGAAGCATATCATGGGAAGTACAACTACAGCGCCCCCGCTGTTgttcagagagtcagagaggatGTTGGGATGGACGGACTGTCTCGATCTCTGGCTGACCCGAGGGCATCGCCCTTGCTGGTTCCAGACACTGACTTGCACTCACTGCCCAAGGCCTACATTCTGACATGTGAGTATGATGTTCTCCGAGATGATGGGATCATGTATGTCACACGGCTCCGTGCTGCTGGTGTAGAGGTGACACATGAACATTATGACACCGGGTTTCACGGAGGTCTAATGTTTACCGTGTGGCCAACCGACTTCCTGATTGCACGACGCATGGTGGATAACTATATCAAATGGCTCAAGGAAAACTTGTAA